In Luteimonas viscosa, the genomic window CGCCGCGATCGTGGAGAGGCTGCGCGCGAGCGATGCGCTGCAGCCCGGCCAGGTCGGCGGTGGCGTGTATCCCGAGCTCAAGCGCAGCCGCGATCTTTCGATCAGCGAGCGCGGCGACTGGGCGGATGTGACGCAGGCGCTCAACGTCGCCGTCTATGGCGGCCTGATCGCCTACCTGCGCAGGTATCCGCAGGCGCTGATCGCGCCGCTGATGCTGCAGCAGCCCGATGGCCGGGGCGGGCTGCGGCGGCTGTCGGCCGAAGACATCGCCGCGCTCGACGACCGTGCGCTGGGCCAGCTCGCGCGCACCTGCCTGCGGCCAGGCGCGATCAACCTGCAGTGGTATCGCGCCGGCGAAGGCGGTTATCCCTACTGGCACTGCGAGCTGTATCCGCGCGCGCCCGATGGCGAGACCCTGCACCGCCACCTGCTGTGGACGATCTACCTCAACGACGGCTTCGCCGCGGGCGAGACCGAGTTCCTGTTCCAGCAGCGCAGGGTCGCCCCGCGCAGCGGCGACCTGCTGATCGCACCCACTGCATTCACCCATACGCATCGGGGCAACCGCCCCGAGGGCGGCGACAAGTTCATCGCCACCAGCTGGATCCTGTTCCAGCGTGCGGAGGCGCTGTACGGCGGCAATCCGACGAATCCCGCGTAGACGCGGCTCGGCCTGCCAGCCGGCGCTGGCCGGACATTCGCGTCGGCCAGCGCACGCGCCTTTCGTCTCACCGCGGCCGCGATCGGGTGCGCGCCATCGTTGCCGTTGCCGTTGCCGAAGTGCGGTGTGCAGCGGACGCGCGGTGGCGGGGACGCTGCGGCGTTCCCGCGCGCTGGCGCGTCAGCCGGTGACGCGCGGCTGGTTGAGCACCAGCCAGTACAGCCCGATCTGCTTGACCACGTCGACGAACTGTTCGAAGTTGACCGGCTTGCGGATGTACCTGTTCACGCCGAGCGCGTAGGTCGCCTCGACGTCGAAGGGTTCGTCGCTGGTGGTCAGCACCACCACCGGCAGCGAGCGGGTACGCGCGTCGCCGCGGATCGCCTGCAGCACCTCGCGCCCGTCGAGCTTGGGCAGGTTGAGGTCGAGCAGCACGATCGCCGGCAGCTGCAGCGGATCGCGCCCGGCGTGAGGCCCGCGCGCGAACAGGTAGTCGAGCGCTTCGGCGCCATCGCGCACCACCACCAGCTGGTGGCCGATGCTGGCCTGCGCGAACGCGATGCGGGTCAGCTCGGCATCGTCCGGATTGTCCTCGATCAGCAGGATGTCGCTCTGGCTCATGGCATCGGGTCCTGGCCGCGCCCGGAGGCTGCCGGCAATTCGATGAAGAAGCTGCTCCCTTCGTCCGGTTGCGAGCGCGCCCACATGCGACCGCCGTGGCGCTGCGCCACCTGCTGTGCGATCGCGAGGCCGAGTCCATGGCCGGCGCCCTGCTCCGCGCCGTGGAGACGCTGGAACGGGAGGAACAATTTGTCAGCATAACGCATGTCGAAACCGCAGCCGCGGTCGTGGATCGCCAGGCGCAGGCGGTCGTCCTCGACGGCGCCCTCCACCTTGATGTCCACCCGTTCGCGTCCGGCGGAGAACTTCCAGGCATTCTCCAGCACCTGCCGGAGCAGGGTCTTGAGCGCGTGTTCGTCGCCGTGGGCGAACAGCGCCGGCGGAACCTCGATGTCCGCCATCCGCCCGGGCTGCTCGTCGCGCAGTTCGGAGAAGACCCATTCGCACAGCAGGCTGACGTCGACCTCGTCCTCGCGCAGCGGCTGCCGCGCCGCGCGCAGCAGTTGCAGCAATGCGTCGACCAGTCGCTCGGCGCGCACCGTGGCGGCGCGTATGCGCGCAAGGTCGGTCCTGCCGGCATCGCCGACGGCGCCGGATTCGTCGAGCTTCGCCGCGAATCCGGCGATGCTGCGGAGCGGCGCGCGCAGATCGTGGGAGATGCCGTGGGCAAGATGATCCTGCATTCGCGCGGTGTCCTGGTGCCGGTGCAGGGCCTCGCCGACCACCTCGCACTGCAGCAGGATCGCAGCCGGATCCGCCCCGTCGCCGGCCAGCGGCTCGAGGCTGACGCGCCAGTCGCCCTCCCCTTCCACCTCGCGGGCACGGGACGCGACGGCGGGTCGTGCCAGCCAGTCGGCGATGTCCTGGCGCGTACGCGGGTCGAACAGGTGCTCGTGCGCACGCGTGCCGACCAGTTCGTGCGCCGGCCGGTCCAGCAGCCGGCACAGCGCGGCGTTCGCCGCGAGCCACTCTCCCTCGGGCGACAGCAGTGCCATGGCGCTGCCGGCTCGCGCGAACGCCTGGCGATACGGCGGAAGGGAATCAGCCGCCACGATCGCTCACGATGTCGCGGGGAACAGGCGCATGGTCGACAGTCTACGGAATCACGATGTGCAGGGCCGGTGCAGGATACGTGAACCGCGACTGGTCCGCGCCCCCGTGCCCTCGCTCAGAACAGCTCGCCCTGCGGGCCCGCGCCCTCTGCACCGGGTGCGCGGAACCGGGTCGCATCGAGCGGTGGCAGCCGGCCGAAGCCGAGCTTGCGCCGCACCCGTTCGAAGCGCGCGGCCACCAGGTCGGCGAACGGTCCCTCGCCGCGCATGCGCTTGCCGAAGGCACTGTCGTAGTCGCGCCCGCCACGCATCTGCCGCACCAGGCTCATCACGTGCCGTGCGCGTTCGGGGTGGTGCAACTGCAACCACTCGCGCCAGATGTCCTTGAGCTCGTGCGGCAGCCGCAGCAGCACGTACCCCGCGGCGCCCGCCCCGGCCTCGCGCGCGGCCTCCAGGATAGCCTCGAGTTCGCTGTCGTTGATCATCGGGATCACCGGCGCCACCATCACCCCCACCGGCACCCCGGCCTCGGCCAGGGCGCGCATCGCCCTGAGCCGTGCATGCGGCGCCGAGGCCCTGGGCTCCATCTTCGACGACAGCCGGTTGTCGAGCGTGGTCACCGAGAAGTACACGGTCGCCAGGCGCTGCTGCGCCAGCGGCGCCAGCAGGTCGAGATCGCGGGTGACCAACGCGTTCTTGGTGATCAGGCTGAAGGGATGGCGGCACTCCGCCATCACCTCGATCAGCGAACGCGTGATCCGGTAGCGCCGTTCGATCGGCTGGTAGGCATCGGTGTTGATGCCCAGCGCGATCGGCGCGCAGCGATAGCCCTTGCGCGAGAACTCGGCGCGCAGCCGCTCGGCGGCATTGGTCTTGGCGAACAGCCGGGTCTCGAAATCCAGCCCCGGCGACAGGTTGAGATAGGCGTGCGAGGGCCGCGCGAAGCAGTACACGCAGCCGTGCTCGCAGCCCCGGTAGGGATTGACCGACTGGCCGAAGCCGATGTCGGGCGAGTCGTTGCGGCTGACGATGCCGCGCGCGCGCTCCTCGTGCACGCGGGTGTCGGGGTGCGGTTCGGGATCGGTGTCGTCGCGCGCCTGCAGCGAATCCCAGCCGTCGTCCTCGGCGTGGGTGGTGGCGACCTCGTAGCGGCCCGGGACGTACGAGGCGGCGCCGCGCCCCTTCAGCGGCGCGGTGACCGGTGCCCGCGCTTTCGTCGGCATCGACATCCGGATAGCCTACCCCCGCGGCGTCGCAACGGCCGCGACGACGGAGCCGGCGTGCCGATATTCGATCTGCTCGGGCGGGGCTGGGACGCGCTCGCCGGGGTGCCCTACCTGCGGCTGTACCTGAGCCTGGGCTGGGCGCTGTACCTGGTGCTGCTCGGCGGCTGGATCGTGCTGCAGAAGCGCGAACCGGTGGCCACGCTCAGCTGGCTGCTGGGCCTGGCGCTGCTGCCCTATATCGGCCTGCTGGTCTACCACGTGTTCGGGCCGCAGAGGATCCGCCGCCAGCGGCTGCGCCGCGCGCGCGTGCGCGGCGACCTGCCGCCGCAGGCCTTCGCCGAGGACGACGAGGTCGCCGAGCTGGCGCGCATGGCGCGCGCGACCAGCGAGCTGCCGATGACCACCGCCAGCGACGTACGCCTGCTTGTGGATGGCGCCGCGAAGTACGCGGCGCTGCTGGCTGACATCCGCAGTGCCCGCGCCCACGTGCACCTGGAGTACTACATCTGGGATCCCGACCGCAGCGGCGGCGCGCTGCGCGATGCGCTGGTCGAGCGCGCGCGCGCGGGCGTGCGCGTACGGCTGCTGCTCGACGCGCTCGGGTCGGCGCGGGCGCAGCGGTTCTTCGGCGAACTGGTCGCGGCCGGCGGCGAGCTGGCGTGGTTCCACCCCACCCGCTTCGGCCGCGTCTGGCAACGGCCGTGGACCAACCTGCGCACCCACCGCAAGATCGTGGTGATCGACGGCCGCATCGGCTACACCGGCGGCATGAACGTCAGCGACGACCAGGACGAGACGCTCGGCGACAGCGCCTACCGCGACCTGCACCTGCGCCTGGAGGGCAACGTGGTGCGCGAACTGCAACAGGTGTTCGCCGAGGACTGGGCCTACGCCACCGGCCAGCGCGACTTCATCGGCGAGGTGGCCAGGCAGACGCCGGCGATGCCGCGCGGCGCCGTCCGCGCGCAGGTGATCACGTCCGGGCCGGACTCTTCCTGGGAGGCGATCCACCGCGCCCACGTCGGCGCGATCCACGCGGCGAAGCACCGCGTCTGGCTGACCACGCCCTACTTCGTCCCGGGCGAGGCGGCGATGATGTCGCTGACCTCGGCCGCGCTGGCCGGGCTCGACGTGCGCCTGCTTGTGCCGCGCATGAGCGATTCGCGCCTGGTGACGCTGGCCGCGCGCTCCTACTTCGGCCCGCTGCTGGTGGCGGGCGTGAAGGTATACGAGTACGGGCCGCGGATGCTGCACACCAAGTCGCTGCTGGTCGACGACACCCTGGCGCTGATCGGCAGCGCCAATTTCGACCATCGCAGCTTCCGGCTCAACTTCGAAGTCTCGGTGCTGTTCGACGATGCCGGGATCGCGGGCGCGCTGGCGCGGCTGGTCGAGGGCGAGCTGGCGCATGCGCCGCGGGTGCGCCAGGGCCGTCATCGCGGGCTGCTCACCGCGCGCCTGCCCGAGGCGCTGGCGCGCCTGATGTCGCCGCTGCTGTAAGCGGGGAGCCGCGGCTGCGCCCGCACCCGCGCAGCCGCGCACCCGCC contains:
- a CDS encoding response regulator, yielding MSQSDILLIEDNPDDAELTRIAFAQASIGHQLVVVRDGAEALDYLFARGPHAGRDPLQLPAIVLLDLNLPKLDGREVLQAIRGDARTRSLPVVVLTTSDEPFDVEATYALGVNRYIRKPVNFEQFVDVVKQIGLYWLVLNQPRVTG
- the cls gene encoding cardiolipin synthase, with the translated sequence MFDLLGRGWDALAGVPYLRLYLSLGWALYLVLLGGWIVLQKREPVATLSWLLGLALLPYIGLLVYHVFGPQRIRRQRLRRARVRGDLPPQAFAEDDEVAELARMARATSELPMTTASDVRLLVDGAAKYAALLADIRSARAHVHLEYYIWDPDRSGGALRDALVERARAGVRVRLLLDALGSARAQRFFGELVAAGGELAWFHPTRFGRVWQRPWTNLRTHRKIVVIDGRIGYTGGMNVSDDQDETLGDSAYRDLHLRLEGNVVRELQQVFAEDWAYATGQRDFIGEVARQTPAMPRGAVRAQVITSGPDSSWEAIHRAHVGAIHAAKHRVWLTTPYFVPGEAAMMSLTSAALAGLDVRLLVPRMSDSRLVTLAARSYFGPLLVAGVKVYEYGPRMLHTKSLLVDDTLALIGSANFDHRSFRLNFEVSVLFDDAGIAGALARLVEGELAHAPRVRQGRHRGLLTARLPEALARLMSPLL
- a CDS encoding PA0069 family radical SAM protein, which encodes MPTKARAPVTAPLKGRGAASYVPGRYEVATTHAEDDGWDSLQARDDTDPEPHPDTRVHEERARGIVSRNDSPDIGFGQSVNPYRGCEHGCVYCFARPSHAYLNLSPGLDFETRLFAKTNAAERLRAEFSRKGYRCAPIALGINTDAYQPIERRYRITRSLIEVMAECRHPFSLITKNALVTRDLDLLAPLAQQRLATVYFSVTTLDNRLSSKMEPRASAPHARLRAMRALAEAGVPVGVMVAPVIPMINDSELEAILEAAREAGAGAAGYVLLRLPHELKDIWREWLQLHHPERARHVMSLVRQMRGGRDYDSAFGKRMRGEGPFADLVAARFERVRRKLGFGRLPPLDATRFRAPGAEGAGPQGELF
- a CDS encoding 2OG-Fe(II) oxygenase codes for the protein MDTPADFIEVYPGALDPQACAAIVERLRASDALQPGQVGGGVYPELKRSRDLSISERGDWADVTQALNVAVYGGLIAYLRRYPQALIAPLMLQQPDGRGGLRRLSAEDIAALDDRALGQLARTCLRPGAINLQWYRAGEGGYPYWHCELYPRAPDGETLHRHLLWTIYLNDGFAAGETEFLFQQRRVAPRSGDLLIAPTAFTHTHRGNRPEGGDKFIATSWILFQRAEALYGGNPTNPA
- a CDS encoding sensor histidine kinase; the protein is MALLSPEGEWLAANAALCRLLDRPAHELVGTRAHEHLFDPRTRQDIADWLARPAVASRAREVEGEGDWRVSLEPLAGDGADPAAILLQCEVVGEALHRHQDTARMQDHLAHGISHDLRAPLRSIAGFAAKLDESGAVGDAGRTDLARIRAATVRAERLVDALLQLLRAARQPLREDEVDVSLLCEWVFSELRDEQPGRMADIEVPPALFAHGDEHALKTLLRQVLENAWKFSAGRERVDIKVEGAVEDDRLRLAIHDRGCGFDMRYADKLFLPFQRLHGAEQGAGHGLGLAIAQQVAQRHGGRMWARSQPDEGSSFFIELPAASGRGQDPMP